Proteins from a single region of Apostichopus japonicus isolate 1M-3 chromosome 21, ASM3797524v1, whole genome shotgun sequence:
- the LOC139962964 gene encoding histone-binding protein RBBP4, producing the protein MADKEQAETFDDAVEERVINEEYKIWKKNTPFLYDLVMTHALEWPSLTSQWLPEVTKPEDKDYTVHRLVLGTHTSDEQNHLVIASVQLPKDDVQLDASNYDNEKGEFGGFGSVNGKIEIEIKINHEGEVNRARYMPQNPVIIATKTPSSDVLVFDYTKHPSKPDPSGECNPDIRLRGHQKEGYGLSWNPNISGHLLSASDDHTICLWDISNISRDTKVVNAKTIFTGHTMVVEDVSWHLLHEAIFGSVADDQMLMIWDTRTDNTIKPSHSVDAHTAEVNCLSFNPYSEFILATGSADKTVALWDLRNLKLKLHSFESHRDEIFQVQWSPHNETILASSGTDRRLNVWDLSKIGEEQSPEDAEDGPPELLFIHGGHTAKISDFSWNPNEPWVICSVSEDNIMQVWQMAENIYNDEDPDTPAAELEQSAC; encoded by the exons ATGGCTGATAAAGAGCAGG ctGAGACTTTCGATGATGCAGTCGAAGAGAGGGTCATTAATGAAGAGTACAAGATTTGGAAGAAGAACACACCATTCCTCTATGATTTGGTGATGACCCATGCCCTGGAATGGCCCAGTTTAACTTCACAATGGCTGCCAGAAGTCACAAA ACCAGAAGATAAAGACTACACAGTTCACAGACTTGTTTTGGGTACTCACAC GTCAGATGAGCAGAACCATTTGGTCATAGCCAGCGTACAGCTTCCCAAGGACGACGTCCAGCTCGACGCATCCAACTACGATAATGAAAAAGGAG AATTTGGAGGATTTGGTTCGGTAAATGGTAAGATTGAGATAGAGATCAAGATAAACCATGAAGGAGAAGTAAACAGAGCAAGGTACATGCCACAGAACCCGGTCATCATAGCAACCAAGACACCATCCAGCGATGTACTTGTATTTGACTACACTAAACACCCTTCCAAGCCAG ACCCAAGTGGAGAGTGCAATCCAGATATCAGGTTGAGAGGTCACCAGAAGGAAGGCTACGGTCTCTCCTGGAACCCAAACATTAGCGGACATCTCCTGAGCGCATCAGATGATCAT ACTATCTGCTTGTGGGACATCAGTAACATTTCACGTGACACTAAAGTCGTGAATGCCAAGACGATATTCACAGGCCATACGATGGTGGTGGAGGACGTCTCGTGGCACCTCCTGCACGAGGCGATCTTTGGATCTGTCGCTGACGACCAAATGCTTATGAT ctGGGACACTAGAACTGACAATACCATTAAGCCAAGCCATTCTGTTGATGCTCACACGGCTGAG GTTAACTGCCTCTCTTTCAATCCGTACAGTGAATTCATCCTCGCCACTGGTTCTGCTGACAAG ACTGTTGCATTGTGGGACTTGAGGAATCTTAAGCTGAAGTTGCACTCCTTTGAGTCTCACCGAGATGAAATCTTCCAGGTGCAGTGGTCCCCTCATAACGAGACCATATTAGCCTCCAGCGGTACCGATAGGAGACTCAATGTCTGGGACCTTAG CAAAATTGGAGAGGAACAATCCCCAGAGGATGCAGAGGACGGACCTCCCGAGCTTCTCTTCATCCATGGAGGGCACACCGCCAAGATCTCCGACTTCTCTTGGAACCCCAACGAGCCGTGGGTCATCTGCTCCGTCTCAGAGGATAACATCATGCAAGTTTGGCAGATG GCTGAAAACATATACAACGATGAGGATCCCGACACCCCCGCGGCCGAATTGGAACAGTCCGCCTGTTGA
- the LOC139962965 gene encoding betaine--homocysteine S-methyltransferase 1-like → MERKGLMEKLNNGEKIVVAEGYIFQFERRCYLKAGPFVPVVVLERPDLVKQLHHEFVRAGSDVVQAFTYYSHREKMKLINREGDLEKMNRMALKIAREVADETGTLMAGDICSTNLYDPKDPKKNEAVKQCFVEQVQWAVEEGADFIVAETLSCLGEALIALEVIKEYGNGVPAVITLVVHDREHDEGNAYTLDDVEITEAMKRLEAAGADVVGLNCARGPETIIPLMEKIKKSGVKVPLAALPVMYRTTKAEPTFMRLTDPRTGKKLFPTDLDCAMSSRSDIFEFGRRCDEIGIPYLGLCCGNSPHYTRALCESIGRRPPASKYSPDMSLHCIFGTDDKLNTFLTKNAVDRIVS, encoded by the exons ATGGAGAGAAAAG GGCTTATGGAAAAACTGAACAACGGTGAAAAAATCGTAGTAGCAGAAGGTTACATCTTCCAGTTTGAAAGGCGATGCTACCTTAAAGCAGGACCATTCGTTCCAGTTGTCGTCTTGGAGCGCCCGGACCTGGTCAAGCAATTACATCACGAGTTTGTCAGAGCCGGAAGTGACGTAGTACAAGCATTTACG TATTACAGTCATCGTGAAAAGATGAAACTCATCAACCGAGAAGGAGATTTGGAGAAGATGAATCGAATGGCCCTGAAGATTGCCCGCGAGGTCGCCGATGAAACAGGAACACTTATGGCCGGGGACATCTGTAGTACCAACCTATATGACCCTAAAGATCCCAAGAAAAATGAAGCTGTGAAGCAATGCTTTGTG GAACAGGTACAATGGGCGGTGGAAGAGGGCGCTGATTTTATAGTAGCAGAGACCTTAAGTTGTCTTGGTGAGGCTTTGATAGCTCTAGAGGTTATCAAAGAATACGGAAATG GTGTTCCTGCTGTCATCACTCTCGTAGTTCATGACAGAGAGCATGACGAAGGGAACGCGTACACCCTCGATGACGTAGAAATCACCGAAGCCATGAAGAGACTTGAGGCTGCAGGTGCTGACGTGGTTGGTCTGAATTGTGCTCGAGGTCCCGAGACGATTATCCCATTGATGGAGAAAATTAAAAAGTCAGGGGTCAAG GTACCTCTGGCCGCGTTACCTGTGATGTATCGAACTACCAAGGCGGAACCAACTTTTATGAGACTCACAGATCCGAGGACAG GCAAAAAGCTCTTCCCGACCGACTTGGACTGCGCTATGAGTTCTCGTAGTGATATCTTCGAATTCGGTAGACGGTGTGATGAAATCGGTATACCGTACCTTGGTCTTTGTTGCGGTAATTCTCCCCACTACACCCGAGCCCTGTGCGAGAGCATTGGAAGACGCCCTCCTGCGTCTAAATATTCCCCGGACATGAGCCTTCATTGCATCTTCGGAACTGATGACAAATTGAACACATTCCTCACGAAGAATGCGGTCGATCGAATCGTGAGCTAA